GTCGCAAGGGCGATGACAGCGAGAAAGGTAACATCGAACAGGCCGCCCAGGCCCAGACGCAAGCCGAACAACTGAAATCCACAGTCAAGGACGAAGGTTATCTGACGGTCCTCAATGAAGTGTCAGGTCACATCGCCGGTTTCAATGACAAGCTTGCCGAGTACACGGGGCTTCTGGCTCAGGAAAAAACCGTCTACGAGCAATTGCATCAGCGTGCCGCCCAAGTGGTGGAGCGGGTCGATCAGGCCTACGTCGCCCAGGACGTCGCGATGCAGGGGGAGTTGAAGAAGAACTCGGTGCTGATTATCGGCTCGTCGGCGCTGGCATTGCTGGTCGGGCTGATTGCGGCGTGGGTGATCACCCGGTTGATCGTCGCGCCGTTGCGCAGCGTGATGCATGTCGCTCAGCGGATTGCCGCCGGTGACTTGAGTGCGACGGTGGAAGTGACTCGCCGTGACGAGATCGGCCAGTTGATGCAGTCCATGCAGCAGATGGGCGCAGGCCTCAGCACTATCGTCAGCGGATTGCAGGCCGGCATTGAGCAGTTGGCCAGCTCTGCGCAATCGCTGTCGGCGGTGACCGAGCAGACCAACCTTGAAGTCAGCAGCCAGAAAGAGGAAACCGAGCAGGTCGCCACGGCCATGAACCAGATGACCGCCACCGTTCACGACGTGGCGCGCAATGCCGAAGAAGCGGCGCTCGCGGCGCAGACTGCCGACGACAAGGTCGAGAGTGGCCAGCAGGTAGTGCGCCAGAGCATGGCGCGGATCGAGCAACTGGCGGATTCGGCGACGTCGGCCAGTTCAAGCATCGAAAGCCTGAGCGCTGAAATTCAGAACATCGGCACGGTCCTCGGGGTGATCAAGAGTGTGGCCGAGCAGACCAATCTGCTGGCGCTCAACGCCGCGATCGAAGCGGCGCGGGCGGGCGAGCAGGGTAGGGGCTTTGCGGTGGTCGCCGATGAGGTGAGGGCGCTGGCCCGGCGCACCCAGCAGTCGACCGAAGAGATCGAGCGGCTGGTCAGTGCGTTGCGCTCGGCGGCGCATTCGTCAGTGCAACAG
The sequence above is a segment of the Pseudomonas sp. HS6 genome. Coding sequences within it:
- a CDS encoding methyl-accepting chemotaxis protein, with product MISAVQGRFANLGMAKKLGVGFVLVLLLTALVAAIGVWSLQTISQRFDGLKQMSSLNSGLLKVRLLEQDYALHGNPKTAEALHEGVDGLIAMADQLKAQSPGNETVMNDVQQSLGAYRKAFDEFVSLTQAKDLALEMASWSVSSVANNLDVLQAGLADDGAYTLKDSEGKDGAQFIEQASQVSQVSRLMLQAMNEARVRLDQSRKGDDSEKGNIEQAAQAQTQAEQLKSTVKDEGYLTVLNEVSGHIAGFNDKLAEYTGLLAQEKTVYEQLHQRAAQVVERVDQAYVAQDVAMQGELKKNSVLIIGSSALALLVGLIAAWVITRLIVAPLRSVMHVAQRIAAGDLSATVEVTRRDEIGQLMQSMQQMGAGLSTIVSGLQAGIEQLASSAQSLSAVTEQTNLEVSSQKEETEQVATAMNQMTATVHDVARNAEEAALAAQTADDKVESGQQVVRQSMARIEQLADSATSASSSIESLSAEIQNIGTVLGVIKSVAEQTNLLALNAAIEAARAGEQGRGFAVVADEVRALARRTQQSTEEIERLVSALRSAAHSSVQQIQSSGELVKLAVSDALQTESALGSIAAAVSLIQQMNQQIAAAAEEQSSVAEEINRSVTSIRASADQSSIAMRGNAASSVELAQLGSELRGMVGHFRL